The Deltaproteobacteria bacterium genomic sequence GAGCCCGACCTACGCCCGGGAGATCCTGCGGCCCGAGCACGGCGTGGGGATGGACGGCTTCCTGCGCGCCCGCGGCGACGTGCTCTTCGGCATCCTCAACGGCATCGACCCCGAAGAGTGGAGCCCGGCGACCGACCCGCACCTGCCGACGCACTACAGCGCGGAGGATCCGGCCGGGAAGGCGCTCTGCAAGCAGGCGCTGCTCGCGGAGCTGGGCCTGCCCGCGCGGGAGGGCGTCCCGCTCATCGGGGTCGTCTCCCGCCTGGTCTGGCAGAAGGGCTTCGATCTGTGTGAGGCGGTCCTCCCCGGCGTCCTCGCCCGGCGCGCGGCGCAGCTGGTCGTCCTGGGATCGGGCGAGCCCCGCTACGAGGCCTTCTTCTCCCACCTCGCCCGCGTCGCCCCCGATCGGGTCGCCTTCCGGAACGGCTTCAGCGAGGCGCTGGCGCACCGCATCGAGGCCGGCAGTGATCTCTTCCTGATGCCCTCCCGCTACGAGCCCTGCGGCCTCAACCAGATGTACAGCCTCGCCTACGGCACGCCGCCCATCGTGCACCGGACCGGGGGGCTCGCGGACACGGTGGAGCTCTACGATCCCGACGCTGGCACGGGCACCGGCTTCGTCTTCGACCACTTCGATTCGCGGGGGCTCCAGTGGGCGCTGGAGGCGGCGCTGGACACCTACGACGACGCCGAGGCCTGGGCCGGCTTGATCGTCCGGGGAATGCTGGAGGAGAACGGCTGGAGCCACCGCGTGCCAGAATACGAGAGCCTCTACCGGGCGCTCCTGCCCTGAAGCGTCCCCTCTTCCTCGTGCGAGGTCCCTGATGCCCATCGACGTCGTCCTGCTCGAGCCCAGCTTCCCGGTGAACCAGCGCGAGTTCGCCCGCGCCCTCCACGCGGTGGGCGCGCGGGTCACCGGCATCGGTGAGCGGCCGAAGGATCAGCTCGATCCCGAGCTGCGCCACTGGCTCACCCACTACGAGCAGGTGAGCAACGTCACCGACGTCGGGCAGGTGGAGCGGATCGTGCGCTGGCTGCAGGGGCGGGTCGAGGTGCACCGCCTCGAGGCGACGGTCGAGGCGCACGTGATGTGCGCGGCGAGGGTGCGGGAGGCCTGCGGCATCCCCGGCACCAGCGTCCAGACGACCTTCCTCTGCCGGGACAAGCCCGCGATGAAGGAGGCGCTGCGCCAGGCCGGCGTGCCCTGCGCCCAGTCCATCGGCTCGGACGACGCCGCCGAGATCGAGGACTTCGCCCGGCGGGTCGGCTTCCCCCTCGTGGTGAAGCCCCGCGACGCCGCCGGCGCCGCCGCCACCTACCGCTGCGACGACGGCGCCGAGCTCTCGGCGGCCCTCGGCGAGTGCGGGGTCGGGCGCGGGGCCAGCGTCGCGGTCGAGGAGTTCATCGAGGGCCACGAGGGCTTCTGGGACACCCTCTGCATCGAGGGCGAGGTCGCCCACGAGTTCGTCTGCCACTACTACCCGAACGTCCTCGAGGCGATGCGCAAGCGGTGGATCAGCCCGCAGTTCATCGCCACCAACCGCCTCGACGCCGCCCCCGGCTACGAGGAGGTGAAGGCGCTGGGCCGCAAGGTGATCGCCGCCCTCGGCATCCAGACCGGGGCCACTCACATGGAGTGGTTCTTCGGCCCCAAGGGGCTGAAGTTCAGCGAGATCGGCTGCCGCCCCCCCGGGGTGCGGGCCTGGGATCTCTACGCCGCGGGCAACGAGTTCGACATCTACCGGGAGTGGGCCAACTGCGTGGTCTACCACTGCCCGAGCCAGTCCCTCTCCCGCCGCTACTCCGCTGGCATCATCGCCTTGCGCCCCGATCGGGACGGCCACATCGTGGGCTACGAGGGAGTCGAGGAGCTCCAGGAGGCCTTCGGAGAGTGGATCATCGACGCCCATCTGCCCCCGGCCGGGACCCCCACCCAGCCCGTGGAGGCCGGCTACATGGCCAACGCCTGGGTGAGGATCAAGCACCCGGACTACGACCACCTGCGGCACATGCTGGACCGGGTGGGCCAGACCCTGAAGGTGCGTGCGCGGTGAAGGGAGCCCGGCCTTGAACCTCGATCCCTCGAAGAGGCCCCCGCCGGCGGTGGTGCTGCTGGGCGCCCAGCGCTACGGCGGCACCGTCGTGGAGGAGGTGCGTCACCTCGAGGTGAGCGGACGCATCGCCCTGGTGACGGCCGGCTGGCAGGAGCGGGAGGCGGAGGATCAGGAGCTGCGCTCTCACCTCGAGGCCGACGCGGTGAACCTCGAGCTCCACCGCCGGGCCGAGGAGGTCTTCGCCGCGGATCCCGAGCTGGCGGCGGCCCACCGGACGCGGCAGCAGATGCTGCGCCACAAGCAGGACTTCTACCGGGTGCGGCTCGAGTTCGCGCTGGAGGCCGACCACGTCATCCGGCAGCGCACCGCCCCCCCGGAGGTGCTGCGCCAGGAGGAGGAGGCCTCCCTCGCGGCGATCCGCGCGCTCGACGAGTACCACCTCGGGCAGTGCGACCGGGTCCACGCCGAGTTCGAGGCGGCGATGAAGCCGGCGAACCGGCCCGCGCTGGCGCGGCAAAGGGAGGAGGTCGCCGAGCTGATCGCCGGCTCCTCGGCCCTGGCCATCGCCGGCGGGCACGTGGCCTCCCTGGTCAACCGCCTCCGCATGTTCGGGGTGGCCTCGGCCCTCGATGGCCAGCTCGTCTTCGCCTGGTCGGCCGGGGCGATGGCCCTCACCGAGCGGATCGTGCTCTTCCACGACGACCCGCCCCAGGGGCCGGGGGCCTCGGAGATCCTCGATCGGGGCCTGGGGCTGGTCCCCTCGGTGGTGGCCCTGCCCCAGCCCGAGACCCGCCTGCGGCTGGAGGATCCCGAACGCGTGGGCGTGCTGGCGAGCCGCTTCGCGCCGGCCGCCTGCCTCACCCTCGCCGCGGGCGCGCACGTGACCTTCCGCGACGGAAGGCCGGAGCGGCCCTCGGGGGTGATGCGCCTCGACCCCGAGGGCACCTGCGAGCCGCTGCAGGAGGTGCCGGCATGACGGGCGCCCTGCGCGAGCTCCTCGAGAGCCACCCCGACGGCGCGAAGGTCGACGCCTGGATGAAGGGGCGGCACTTCCCCATCGTGGAGGGAAAGTGCGCCACCTTCGTCTGGAGGGGGCACGCCGACGCGGTCAAGCTGCGCCACTTCATCTTCGGCCTGGAGTCGGCCCAGGACCTCACCCGCCTCGAGAACACGGACCTCTGGCACCTGAGCCTGGAGATCCCGCCGGAGTCGCGGGTCGAGTACAAGTTCGAGGTCCACCGGGGGGGGCACAGCGAGTGGATCGAGGATCCCCTCAACGGCCAGC encodes the following:
- the glgA gene encoding glycogen synthase GlgA, yielding MKILFVSSEVAPFAKSGGLGDVGAALPRALAARGHDVRVVLPCYRRVWEGGHDATGLLPRLEVDLGHHRLGFETLETRLPGSEVPVYLVHCPPLYDRPSIYTQDADEHLRFALLSWAALRIAQQLAFAPDVIHVNDWQTALLPLIRRVAFSWDRLFDHSRTVLTLHNLGHQGTFPAQVLPELGLAGAADAFHQDQLREGRLSFLLTGLLYADAITTVSPTYAREILRPEHGVGMDGFLRARGDVLFGILNGIDPEEWSPATDPHLPTHYSAEDPAGKALCKQALLAELGLPAREGVPLIGVVSRLVWQKGFDLCEAVLPGVLARRAAQLVVLGSGEPRYEAFFSHLARVAPDRVAFRNGFSEALAHRIEAGSDLFLMPSRYEPCGLNQMYSLAYGTPPIVHRTGGLADTVELYDPDAGTGTGFVFDHFDSRGLQWALEAALDTYDDAEAWAGLIVRGMLEENGWSHRVPEYESLYRALLP
- a CDS encoding ATP-grasp domain-containing protein: MDVVLLEPSFPVNQREFARALHAVGARVTGIGERPKDQLDPELRHWLTHYEQVSNVTDVGQVERIVRWLQGRVEVHRLEATVEAHVMCAARVREACGIPGTSVQTTFLCRDKPAMKEALRQAGVPCAQSIGSDDAAEIEDFARRVGFPLVVKPRDAAGAAATYRCDDGAELSAALGECGVGRGASVAVEEFIEGHEGFWDTLCIEGEVAHEFVCHYYPNVLEAMRKRWISPQFIATNRLDAAPGYEEVKALGRKVIAALGIQTGATHMEWFFGPKGLKFSEIGCRPPGVRAWDLYAAGNEFDIYREWANCVVYHCPSQSLSRRYSAGIIALRPDRDGHIVGYEGVEELQEAFGEWIIDAHLPPAGTPTQPVEAGYMANAWVRIKHPDYDHLRHMLDRVGQTLKVRAR